One Hippoglossus stenolepis isolate QCI-W04-F060 chromosome 6, HSTE1.2, whole genome shotgun sequence genomic window, GAAATATGATATGctatttttttgtgttggccTTATTTTACGAGACAAACAATGGTGACCACTGGTGCCGCAGTTCATTCAGGCACAGAGAGCGGCAAACACAGCTCTAGCAGTCACAGCCCAACTGAAACAATGGACTGATGCAGTCTCACAGATGAAACTCATGCCTTGAGAGAAAGCTAGTTATTCATACATTTCAAAGTCGGTGAAGTCCTGACTTTGTTTATGAACAGTTATTTCCAAAGCTGCTTGTTTTTTCTTACTTATTGTCATGGCAACATCTGCACCTGGGGCTGTATTCTGGGGGTATGACTAAATGTTCTCATTCAGCATTGCTTTATGTAGTAAACAGCTTCACATGGTTGTTCAGTCTCAATCACATCCATTATTCGACACGTCAACGAGCAAATACTGGAGATGTTGCTTTCCTTCTTAGCTTCTTAGTTTTATGCagatatatttcacattttgtacacaaatgttaaaataaaacgtATTTGATGCAAGTTTTTTGAGTGgctcatgttgttttccttctttcatGCAAAGTTGGACAATTTCAGGACCCAGCTAGTGCAGGCAGTGAAGAAAGCCCATAAGGAGCACCCCATCCCTGGTCGGGCTAACGGCGTGCTTATCCTGGAAAGACCCCTGCTCATTGAGACTTATCTAGGTATTATGTCCTTCATCAACAATGAGGCCAAGTTGGGCTACTCCATGACCCGAGGCAAGATCGGCTTCTAAAAGCCGCAATCTCTCCGAATTACAACAAAAGTTCCAACCCATGTGTCTCTGTTACACTGCACTGTCTGAGAGAAGCTGTCGCTCCACTGCAGTGTAAAGAGCAACAATCAGTGTTTGTAAGTTGAGCCCATGAGATTTCCACACCTCCTTATGTCGGTGTCACAGACAAGAGGTCAGCCTAATGTAGGTAAATGATGTGCAGCACTGCATGGACTGTCTACTCGTTTGTTTTTAGTCGCTACAGTTCCTTTCTGTCAGGGAGCTGCTCACACATCTGACATCAGCAGTGAGATTGAGGGAGATAAGTTGGAAAGAGGAGACAGCACTTGCATCAATTTATCACCTTGGTTGTTGTTCTAGATTGAGCTTCATGCTGCCTCATGCTGCCTCGTGCTCCTTGTGTAACCACTCACTGACAGACTGTCTTATTATGATGGTCAGATTTTGGTATAAGAGGACTGACGTCAGGGTTAAAGGTTAgctttgttaaaaaagaaaaaaaaaagccacaaagAAGAGAGCATTCAAAGTGAAACATCAGCCAAGAATATCTTCCACATTTGCTATGGTGTTATTCTGGAGGACTGTATTATTCCGATCATACGGCCATAGCGTAGCTTCTTGgaaaggagcagcagctgataGATTGCATTTAATGGTCTCGTCACATGATTATTGTAATAAATGTTACTAATATGGAAACTGTTCAAAGATCTGCACTTCTACACTTAAGAGTTCTTCACTTTTAAGTATTTATGAAACTTGTGCAGTAGAAATGATGAATCACCTTCCTCTATTGAATTGGTCAGTGTGAGTGTCTTTACATCCCCACGTTACATTTGCCTGAATTACTGTCTTCGCTGTGACTAGGGAGCTGCTGTACCACTTGATGAGCTGCACTAGCTATTATAGCTAAATTGTCTTGTATGTTCCAAATGTTTTATGCAAAATGAACTTGTAAAccatgtctttgtgtttgtaagcTGCCTTCATGGTTCTTCAACATGCATTCGTGTTAGGCATTCAGATGCATTAACGTCTGCACAAAATGAATGACATGCAAATAGAGCTTTGCATCAGTTACTTAACTACACGCTGTGTTTCTTGTTAATAGTATTTAGCTGATTTTCTTTCTTAAGCTGCACCCTATAGTACATCTTTGTGCTACCAAAGGTAACAGACCATATTTCCATGCTCAACAATGCCAATGATCTATTGTGTCCCAAAATGCCTTTCACTGGTCTTAACTTGTGCATGTTTCTTGCACGTTGAGTTTGCatgacagatgttttttaaaaggaataTCCAAAATGAAATTTGTAAATACTAataagattttatttatgtgcagTTATGTTAACGTTAACACATGAGCGGTTAACATTTCATAGCCAGTTCTGAAGAATTTTGTTCAGGGATTTTGAGAGGGATTAACTTATTGTCACAAACATGAGGAGAGTTACTTTTTGTCCTAGATATTTGGAGCACAGTCGGCACAATGGAGAATAGTTAATGTTCTTGTCAGGGCCTAAGCTCTGTTTGTTGTAAAGAAATCCATTTACATTGAGTTCTTACTGCAACAATGTGATTAGAGTTCAAGAGGCTGTCCGGGGTTGGCTTTTATAAATGGAACAGCATTCAGACAGATGAGGCCTTGAAGCCAAGTAATACGGTCATAATATATTTAGTCCTGCCTGTTAATATGATGTTTGGATTCTTGCTGGCATTTCAGTTTGGTCGTCGCAGGTAACAACAATTAAATTATACCAGTAATGATGCCGTATTTTCAGATTAAAGATTATGTAACTCATGTCATAAACAACTACTTTAAAATGACGCATTGAAAAACCTGTCTCTTGTCTTTGTTCCTCCGAGCAGACGAAAcatcataaaaaacacaagcattGGGGACTGTGTGCGTTGTAGACTGTGTTGTGAGGTGTTATCAGTTTGAAATCTACTGTTTTCATATAAACAGCTTCATGACGTGCACTATTATGtggcacagaacacacacatggttatgatgcacaacattttattatctcaCTTTAAGGTTTATTGCTTATGACAAATTTATTGAAAATAGTTAAGACTTTCATACAAAAGAGGTTAAACTAAAAGTATAGAGAAAGCTATCAAACCTTGTAAACATCTATCTTCTCACAGTGGCTGGAACTAGTGCTTCAGTACAAATGtatctatttaaaaaatgtatccaaaaTATTTTCAACTCAACAAGAAAAGGAACATCTCAGTAACCTGCACCGAGAGCCTTAAGAGCTTGGTGAGCTGGTACagttaaaaacaggaaaagtagGATTTAGAGGAGGAGTGTTTTTAACAGTCTTTTGGTCATCACCATAACACATTCCCGGACAAGTGCTTGTGGCTACATAAGTCTGAACTGTGATTCAGTCATTCTTTatccctgtgtttttgtgtgtcttcctGGTCAGTGTCCatgaagcacaaacacagctgcTCCTTTCCTAGCAGGATCAGAGAGTCTCCACTGCAGTGCCAGCTCAGGGAATGGACCTGGAAACCACCTGGtgggagagatagagaggcaACAGTGATGACAACACACCTACATACACACAACCAGTCAATTGTACAAGCACAGAACAGCCCAGTTTTtatatcaaacaaataaatctatATATGTAGATAGTCCTGTATACACAGGGTGCCCTGCAAGAGAGAATGGCTCTAAATGTACCACTGTGTATAAATAAGGATTGaatgaatcaaaacaaatctgatCTGAAATCTGTTCAATCTTCCCCCACGAGCAGGAGGGACACTAATTTGAGATTGGAGAATAATACTGAAAACAATGGCCAGCAATTCACTGGGATCAGTCTAATATCATATGACAGGATTTTAATGTGTATGAGTCTTAACAACTGAAACAGTGACCTCTGGTGGAAAGGTCATTATGGTTCACTGGCCCTCTACTACATCTGGGAACAGTATAATGCAGCTGTGTATTCCAGCTGCTtcacagtttcagctgtcaGTGACAGAGCATGTTACCTTCCGTGGGGACTTGGACAGAAACGCAGCCTGATGGTGACCAGAGGTAGAGTTTGGTGTTGGCTGTACACAGTGCCAGTCGGGGGCGTCGAGGGTCCCACTGGAAGCAGCGCACGGCTGATGTCTGCTCCAGCACGGCCTCCAGGCTCATCCTCTGCATGTCCCACACCCAGACAACACTGGCCATATTATCTACAAACAGAGAAGCAAATTCAACCACTCTTTGCCTATCGAGCTGTCAAGAGTGTGAGGGTCAAACCGAACAGTGGTGAAGTCTTACCATTTTTGGTAGCTAGATATCGACTGTCTGAGCTGAATGCCAAGGAAGAGACTCCGATCTTGGGGTTGGCTCGGTCTGGGTCTGGTTTGACCACAGGAATTTGGACTGGCAGTGGGCAGATCTCATCTGGAAGAGCAAAAAATGAATTTTAGTTTGTCTTTAACCAAGTTGGTTACTTGATGTCACCTTCTCTAGAAAAAAAATGGGAGACGCAGACATACATTTGCTCTGTGTGTTAAAGAGGGTGCTGCCAATTGTGATGTTGTGTATCGACAGGTCATCACTTCCAGCAGCTGGCGTTCTCTGCACTTCCTTATACACAAcctagaaaaacaacaaacagttaATAATTGAACGTTAATGCCTTCAATGTTCATCATGAAGAATGACTGAAAGAAATACTCACAGCTTTAGTACTGTTGATGGTTACAGGGTGGTCAAACTGTGTGATCTTCTTCCATGTGATGTGATTGAGGATACGCACCTGAAATGATGTTGTAATGATATTGATAACTGCACACAACAAATTATCTAACTCTTtagttttaataaattattcagCTTCTTAAAGGAGAACTCCACCAAATTCACACATCAAACTTTGTTTACAGCTCTTGTAGAGCACTaaagaatatgaacaaaaaagATTTCATCAAGGGAATTTGTGGCTTCAGAGGGCGCTGCGAGATATTTGATTAAGAGCCTCAAGTGACATCAATTTAGAGTGAGTGTTGATCACAAGTGGAGAACTTCGTTTGTTCACACCTGCCATTAAAACGTGTCCTAAAAGTGTGaacacttgtgattggatctaaCCATAAAATATTCTTAAGATAAGAGTTTTTCCATACTTTTTCATCATAGCTGCCGATGGCCAGGAACTGGCTGCTGGGGCTCCAGGTCACTGACTTGATGCCCAACGACCACTCATAGGCGCTATACATAGACAGCAATCGGCCATCCAGGGAATACAGCAGCACTTTGTACTacggagaggaaacaaacacacgaaACATCAGTTCTTTCATTCTGTTGCTGCCGCCACTGGATTCAAATAACTACTGCATTTTGACAATAAGGATGTTTCCCAATAAAGAGTGATTCCttcaataacacaataaaactaaaaaggCTATAAATGGCTACTTTTCTGTTTGTACTTTTAAAGTGATGCATATTTTCTTCAGACTCCAGCTTTGAGAGGCAGCAATcaaaaaagttatttcattAAATGGAAAGTTATGTATCCAGGGTTGGTTAAATGGGAGACAGACAATTTGTGCAGACTGGTTAATACAAATCAACATagatggatatatatatatgtatattaataaTATCTGTAAGGAATTTATCTGCTCAGCACCATTTGTTTTACTGGGATCCTTTTATGATAACTCATATCATAAATCTCAGAGTCAGAATGCTGGGTGTGTTTAGCTTTAGAATATACTGTCCTCTTCACATTGTTATTCTGCTGAGGTGAATTTCCCCTCTGGGCATCAACAAAGTCTAATCTTACATCTATGTGTATGCAAGGACACCTTACTTGTGAACTTATCATATAATATAAGATGATGTGATGTCAGCAAATGGTATATGTAAAACAGGTCTCAAAAGTCAAACTTTTGAAAATGAGGTAGTCTCCTTTAATGAAGGCCCTTGTCTGCACAGTTACATAGGCGTCTCTGTCTAAGTGTAGAACAGTGGCCTCCATtagaagtttgtttttaaactaacaCTTGACAGGGTGATCTAATcgagtgaaagaaaaagtttcTGCTCAACAAAGCTGTCAGTAAGGTTAAAGTACATTACTCTATGGTTGAATATTAAGTCTCTAAAGCAGCTACCTCACCTCCAGACAGCTGTCCCACACTGCCAGCACACAGCCATTGGGAGACCACTCCAACCCTGCTAGGTCCTGCGTCTCAGTCTCAAAATGCTGTAACATAGttcaatttaattcatttaCGACATAACTCTATCAAAATTATGATACATGTTTACTTGCCATCTTTGTTTGACAACAACTTCAAagaataaatactgtatttgGAGTATCAGTGGCAGTGAAACATTGTACATTCTTTTTTTTGAACACTTAAGGTTAGGTTTCTTCAGCGATTGCAGTACATATATAAATGGTCATTAAACTCAAGTGAAATCCTAATGTCCTACTTACCCTGAGTAAATGCCAGTcgtcacacacaaagacactgaCATAGTCTTTGCAGTCACGGCGTTCAGCCAAGGCCAAATAGCAGCCATCTTTACTAAAATCTATACCTGTGAATGAAAGATGAAGGATGAACCAGTTGCGGCAGATAATCACAAGTAAGAAAAGGTCTTACAATGACAATGAATCGGAACTGAAAAAtctagttaaaaaaaaaattaagtcaAACTCAACCTAGACATATGCATGAGCTGTTTTACTATCACTGGACATGGTAGTGTAGTGAAGACCTTCTAAAGCAGGTATCAAGCAATCatgacagttttattatttaattttgatCAACAATAAAAAGTAGTGCCAAATGGATGTATTGCTTGGCAGATGatcaaaacttaaaaacatttaaaacagtatATGTTTTCTTATTACAATTTCTAGacatttggttgtatttgtattttatttgtatgtatggTTATATATAAGAGTTTTtagttaaatgtaaaatatcaagcctatATAAAAGCCAATATATTAGTATCATATAGGTATTGGCATCTGCCCCCCAAATATTCTATATCAGTCGGGGTTTTACTCATAAGTTGAGGCCCCAGCAGCAGAAAGGCATGGGAAAAAAACACGCCAAAAAAAAGTACACACTGTgttttgggttagggttaggtgaaagtgaaaaaagaaattctGATACTTGAAAATGTAACCTTGTGGTTTTCCTGAGTATTTCCTCCAACATAATAATCCAACACTTTGGCACCATCAGGTCGGTGGTATGTAACTATCACGGTCATATTATCTATATAACGGCTGTGAGAATATGTGGGTTGCAGAGGGGCATAGTATTGCATGTGGAAAAATGGGGAGAGTCATAGACAATCATTCTTCCCCTAGTTGCTGACAGGCCTGTTATGAAGAGCATGCCCCATTTACTGAAGAGAGGCACAGCTGTCAGCAGAGAGGACCATAGTTTGGCCACATACCCAGGGTCATGCCACAGGATAAAGAACGGCATGTGATTCACGGGGCGTGCTGAGACACACATACCACTGGCGCTGTCCTCAGGTACTCCTGGTAATACGGATACACTCATAAGCCatgaagaaataaattaaacaataaaactcTCCTACTCACCCTTCTGACATGCTTTGGGATACTTGATGTAAGACACAGCTTTAGTGCACAGGGACCAGACGGTGACTCTCAGCTGTAAAAGTATGATAAGCAAGAACACAATAATGTCAGGCAGCACAAAGGGCATACATAAATCCAATCACAAGCTACTGACTGAGATATACAAAATGTTTGAGACTGATACAGTTATAAATGACAGGGAGTATTTTGGCCAGTGTTCAACATGTGCATAGTACAAACAACAATTACAATTAGGTCATTTAAGGAAAAGTGCTATATGTGAAATTTTTAAGTAGAaaattattgttgtttattggtGCTCTCTATTAGAGACTGTAACTGTCTCTAAATAACCTCAAACCAATATTTTGATTCTTCATTAGACAATAATATGAGTCATTCTACATCAGACTGACTCTAATCCAAGCATCCCATTAGAGATTGGGTTTTGAAGTAAAGATGTTTTACAAGCCACACCATTAGAACCAGATCCCCTCTCTACTGCCATCGGAGAGTTTGTATGATATCTATTCGACAACGAGTCTTCGATAACAATCTCATATCTGAGGCTGTGATCGAATATATGCGTATAACGACTGGGTGCCCAAAGCAGCCTATTATTAAAAGCTCAATCAACCAGACCACTAAACTAATGAGGCCTCTAAGTGCTCCTCTACACCCATAGGCTCGTCTATCAGTTGGGCAGATCTAGATTACAGTCCACATTAGCGTGGTCCACCATGCCCTTTAGTGTCTGTGGACAGTGTCTTTATGTCTTTGATGAGGTCTGTGATAAATCTCTGTGAGGGATATGGGACACTGACATGGAGCTCATCCATAATTAGATGGGTAGTGCTGTCGGACCGTGAGTGGAGTGTTGTACTACACATAGGAAATGACCACATATGTTTAAGTGGTGCAGTCACTGAAACGGATCAAAAGAGATTATGACGATTCAATTAGAACTTGAGGatatattaaataaacagaCCCAAAGCAACAAGTGGGAAAATAGGGCCCATCCATTTAGTGGCCGCAATGTAATGTTAGACATGTTTGCGACAAGTGTGACAAATTAACAGTAAGTCTTGTAGCCAGCAGGTTGCGTGCATTCCCACAGATGAGCAGCAGTGCCAGAGAATAACTATCTGGCAACAAGCCGGGATAACAAAGAGACCACACGTGTTAATGTTCAGTTTTGACAGCAGTCACTCAAATACCTACCAGTCTCGCTTCAACAAGACTGATGTCAACACAAGCAGGTGGCCCTCAGCCAGAAGCATTAGCGTATTTGGACCCAAATAGTATGAAATGCAGCTTCTTGCAGTTCAAGAAACAAGGAGCACGTGACGATCTTTGAGACACTGTTGAAAAGTCGGCAGTGTGATTGTGtagttgtctgtgtgttaagGTGTTCACTAGAGAGATCTACTGTTCCGGCCCCTCTTTAAATAGACAGACCataatatttttaacattaataaaGTAGAGGCTTTAAAATAAGGCCACTGGGCTTTCTGCATCCTGCTGCActgtttatatatgtgtttttaagtcatgcaaataaaatatcaaatcaacataaatcacaaatgaagggtttaataaaaatgtgaaatttacttttattgtctgcagacatgcatgcacagTATGGCACTGTACTGCACTACCACATTAAATTTTTGTGCTGACATTTCACTTCCAAATAAAAGGTGCTCAGTATTCTTGCACAATTTAATCTTGTAAGAATCTTATACTACTTTGCAATTCTTAGAACCATCCCACTTTGGAGGGAACCCTAAAGATtaatcaataacaataattaataattcTTCAAAAGATTATTTGGGGCAATAAATGTTTTGCCTTCACccaatatttcatatttgagcGTGTGCAAAGCTAAAACTATTGAAGTGACAAGGCTTTCATCACAGTGTCCAGACAGACATTTGAACTGGGTCATGTCTGACACGTAACCGAGCTGAAGTGTCAACCCTCCTGTTTGGTCGCGACATCCAGCTGTGTAAGCCCTGTAATAACAAATCACTGCACTCTTCATGGACATCCCCGCAGACTGGTGCCATGGCAACCTGTGTCAACActgctcaaacacaaacacacaaccacttcTTAGATGCCTTGAACCCACCACGTGGGGGATGCGGGGAGATCAAGCCCCGCAAGTCAGTGTAACTTTAAACGGGGTGGAGGGAGAGTACCATGAGGAAAATAGGTGGGGTTGAATGCAATAAGATCCCAACTTGGTAAAGCTATACTTTAGATGAAGTATCCTCACCAAAggtgagcagcagcatgtggaTCGGGGCTACGGACTAAGGTCGGTGTGAAAGggcaaacagctgctgtttatCCATCAGACTTGGAAAAATTCACGACTGTGCCTGGGTTAGCATAAATGCAAATGGTTTAGTACTATGTGTAATTACAGACTAGTACTGTAAATCCTTTCAGTATCAAGCACAAATATTCATCATGAAGAGATGCTGCCTCAGATTTCTTCAAATCTTTTACAAAATAGTGtaattgtaaaaataaacta contains:
- the wrap73 gene encoding WD repeat-containing protein WRAP73, whose product is MNFSEVFKQTNQLCKVSRDGKYLATCVQYRLVVRDVSTLQILQLYTCLDQISHMDWSSDSLFILCAMYKRGLVQVWSLEQPDWHCKIDEGSIGLVSSRWSPDGRHILNTTEFHLRVTVWSLCTKAVSYIKYPKACQKGIDFSKDGCYLALAERRDCKDYVSVFVCDDWHLLRHFETETQDLAGLEWSPNGCVLAVWDSCLEYKVLLYSLDGRLLSMYSAYEWSLGIKSVTWSPSSQFLAIGSYDEKVRILNHITWKKITQFDHPVTINSTKAVVYKEVQRTPAAGSDDLSIHNITIGSTLFNTQSKYEICPLPVQIPVVKPDPDRANPKIGVSSLAFSSDSRYLATKNDNMASVVWVWDMQRMSLEAVLEQTSAVRCFQWDPRRPRLALCTANTKLYLWSPSGCVSVQVPTEGGFQVHSLSWHCSGDSLILLGKEQLCLCFMDTDQEDTQKHRDKE